The Zeugodacus cucurbitae isolate PBARC_wt_2022May chromosome 4, idZeuCucr1.2, whole genome shotgun sequence genome includes the window TAGAAGAGGTTGATGAAACATATgcaatttgtaatatttgcaaAGCACAGTTGTCATATAAAACTTCGCTAACAAATCTAAAAAAACATATCCAAAATAGACATCCTTTGGTGGAGCTACGAACccaaaaagtatatatgtactaatTTTACCGTTtccaatataaaattaatatttcttaattagtAGAGACATGCAATGCATACAACAACTTCTGTTATTCAAACGCCCTCTGACTCGGAAATAGAAATTGATACTGCACCAGGAACTTCGAGACAAATTGTAACGGTAGCAGATGGAATGATGCAACAAAGTAAGTCTGAgactattataaattaaaaaaaaaattgtatataagccTTTATTTTAGGTACAATTTCTTtaccacaaacaacaataacttcTGGTTTTAACAGGACAAAGATATCTGCGAAGACAAAAAAGGGAATCGATAATGCGCTGCCTCTGCTGTTTATAAAGGATTTGCAGCCATTTAGCATTGTAGAAGATGATGGATTCCCGGAGTTTGTGAAAGCCCTAAAGCCTGAGTATCAGTTGCCTAGCCGCCATTCAATTTCAAACACTATAATACCTGTAGTATATGAAACGTGCATTGCACAAATGAGGGAAAAAATAAGCAAAGGCTCCAAATTCTGCATAACAACAGATTGTTGGACATCACGCAGCACAGTTAGCTATATTGCCGTAACAGCTCATTTTGtcaatacaaaatttgataTGTGTAGTATATTATTGGAATGTTGTCAAATGACCGAATCGCATACCTCAAAAAAGATGTCAGCAGAATTAAAGAGGATTGCTGAAGATTGGATCATTTCTGGTAACATTTTGCTTGCGGTATCTGACAATGACTCGAATATAAAAAATGCGATTCAAAACGATTTAAAGTGGCAGCATTTTGAATATTTCGCACACACGCTAAATCTTATAGTAGAAAATGCGTTCAGTAACGATCAAGTGTGTATAACAttgcaaaaagtaaaacaaatcgTTACACACTTTGGGAAAAGTGTAGCTGCCAAcgataattttttaacatttcaatcAATTAAACTCATTCAAAGTATAGAAACCAGAATTCAGGATTCAGAACCAGGAATTCCACTCTTAATATGATTGAGcgtttcgtgcaagttgaagaTGCTGTTAAAAGTACAATTGCAATTGATAAAGACTTACCAATAATTAGCTCAGATGAATGGATACTATTGAAACGCCTGGTAGCTATTTCGAAGCCATTCGAACATGCAACAATTGAAATAAGCGGGCACAAGTATTGTACTGCTGCTATGGTGATTCCAATTGTGAATGGACTATTGCAAGTTCtaactaaattattatatatatatatatatatttggcgtaggaaccgctttaagcgattatagccgaatccaccagagcgcgccactcattcctcctttttgctttttggcgccaactggaaacaccaagtgaagccaggtcactttgcacttggtctttccaccggagtggaggtcgtcctcttccgcggcttcctccagcgggtactgcatcgaatactttcagagctggagtgttttcttccatccgtacaacatgacctagccagcgtagccgctgtctttttattcgctgaactatgtcaatgtcgtcgtataaatcgtacagctcatcgttccatcgtctgcggtattcgccgttgccaatgtttagaggaccataaatcttgcgcaaaacctttctctcgaaaaccccaagagtcgtctcatcggatgttgtcatcgtccacgcttcagcgccatacatcaggacgggaataatgagcgacttatagagtttgattttggttcgtcgagagaggactttgcttttcaattgcctactcagtccaaagtagcacctgttggcaagagtgattctgcgttggatttcaaggctgacattgttggtgttgttaatgctggttcccagataaacgaaattatctacaacttcaaagttatgactgtcaacagtgacgtgggagccaagacgcgagtgcgctgactgtttgtttgatgacaggagatatttcgtcttgtcctcattcaccaccagacccatacgcttcgcttctttatctagtctggaaaacgcagaacaaacggcgcggttgttgcttccgatgatatcaatatcatcggcatacgccaggagctgtacactcttgtagaagattgtaccctctctatttagttctgcagctcgtattattttttccagcaatagattgaagaagtcgcacgatagtgagtcaccctgtctgaagcctcgtttggtatcgaacggctcggagaggtccttcccgatcctgacggagcttttggtgttgctcaacgtcagcttacatagccgtattagttttgcagggataccaaattcagacatcgcggcataaaggcagctccttttcgtgctatcgaaggcagctttaaaatcgataaaaagatggtgggtatcgattcttctctctcgggtcttttccaagatttggcgcatggtgaatatctggtccattgtagattttccaggtctaaagccacactgataaggtccaatcagttcgttgacggtgggctttagtctttcacacaatacgctcgacaaaaccttatatgcgatattgaggagacttataccacggtagttggcgcagattgtggggtctcccttcttatggattgggcagagcacactaagattccaatcgtcaggcatgctttcttccgaccatattctacaaagaagctgatgcatgcaccttatcagttcttcgccgccgtatttgaatagctcggccggtaatccatcggcccccgccgctttgttgttcttcaagcgggtaattgctattcgaatttcttcatggtcgggtaatggaacatctattccatcgtcatcgattggggaatcgggttcgccatctcctggtgttgtactttcactgtcattgagcaggtcggagaagtgttccctccataatcccagtgtgctctggacatccgttaccagattaccttctcggtccctacatgataatgctccggtcttgaaaccttctgttaatcgcctcatcttttcataaaattttcgagcattacccatgtcggccagcttttcaagcttttcatactcacgcatttcggcctctttctttttacgtctgcaaatgcgtctcgcttccctcttcagttctcgatatctatcccaccccgaacgtgttgtggtcgatcgcaacgttgcgaggtaggcagtctgttttctctccactgcggaacgacaattctcatcgtaccaactggttttttggcgttgccggagaccaattgtttcggctgcagcggtatgcaatgagtttgagatgccgttccacagctcccttatatcgagatgctgatgagtgctctccgagagcaggagtgcaagtcgagtagaaaatcgttcggctgtcggttgtgattgcagcttttcgacgtcgaaccttccttgtgtttgttgacgggcgttctttgctgcacagaggcgagtgcgtatctttgctgctactagataatggtccgagtcaatgtttggtcctcggagcgtacgcacgtctaaaacactggagacatgtcttccgtctatcacaacgtgatcgatttgattgcgcgtgtttcgatcaggggacagccacgttgcttgatgaatttttttatgctggaatctggtactacagacaaccatatttcgggccccagcgaagtcgatcagcctcaggccgtttggcgatgtttcgtcatggaggctgaattttccgactgttgtgccaaagacaccttctttacccaccctggcgttaaaatcgccaagcacgattttgacatcgtggcgggggcaacgctcatagatgcgttctaggcgctcatagaaagcatctttggtcgcatcgtccttctcttccgttggggcgtgggcgcaaatcagcgatatgttgaagaacctcgctttgatgcggattgtggcaagacgttcatccaccggggtgaatgccaggactcggcgacgtagtctctctcccaccacaaatccaacaccgaatttgcgctcctttatatggccgctgtagtagatgtcacaaggacccaccttcttccgtccttgtcccgtccatcgcacttcttggacggcggtgatgtcagcctttagttgtatgaggacatcaaccagctgggcagaggcaccttcccaattaagagtccggacattccaggtgcatgccctcaaatcatagtcctttatacgtttgccgtggtcgtcatcaaaaggggggtttctcatccgaggcctgtgtttcttattcactggttattcgtttttatgtggtgggtcccaagccctacgcacaaccgcacaagcgggcttcgccttctcactttagctcgcctccaaacggatgtctgttagctacccaggggatacttggtctaaaaccggaagtcgtgagctgcttgagtcatatgcaaaagaatcgttcctggccactcccaagtgaatggcaatcagaaactttcctcacttgcgtgaacttctacatatgaccccatcccctaaATAAATATCCGGTTCTGGAGAAAACAGTTATATCTGCTCTATTAAGGGGTTTAACTGAACGACTCGGAAACTCAGAAAAAAACAATACCCTCACAATGGCTACATTTTTGGACCCACAATTTAAAACGTTTGCCTTCAGTAGCAGATACAGTAAAAAAACCGCATTGAAGACAAAGTGAGCCGAGAAGCTCAAACTCAACAAAAAGAGCAGCTTATAGTTCCTAGAAATTCGTTATCGGAACTCTCAATATGGAGTGAACTGGATAAAAATATTGCCACAAACTTGCCGAAAAGTTCTAGTTTATCGAGGCAAAGATCGAAGTGCAACGATATTTGGAAGATGAGGTTATTGCTAGAGCAGATGATTCGATGCAGTGGTGGAAAACAAATACCTATAAGTATCCGTACTTGTCACCAATTGCACGAGAAACTTTAGGATGCTTAGCATCATCCGTGCCTTGTGAAAGGCTATTTTCTTCGGCTGGAATGATAATAAGTGAGAGGCGAACGCGTTTGGATGATGAAAAGGCCAAAatgcttatatttttaaatgctaaCATAAACAACATGTCTTAGTTATATAAGTTATATAAGTAAGacgttaattaatttaatcattatttattgttgaaaattaaaatgtgatgaatttcagaaatatatatggggtacaaattttaattttaatttttcttttggttCGATcgaaatagcaatataaaatcacagtgatataaaaatagtaatcacTGAAAtgtcagtgatttaaaaataacaatatcatTACTGGTACTAACAAGTCTCGACAACAAGAAGAATGTCAATCATTCATTGAGATTAAATCAGACCAGGTGGTTGgcgctttacaatatataaagtaagctctagtgaagatatcggtgcagaactttgcacaaatactatgttaatagtgtggcagccccattctaaaaatcgccgaaatcggaccataggtttttaaggccccatatatcgaacacgagggcctcggtgcttctaacctaatattatggtttccaactttcaatcgactttatacaatatatatgacgaatatgtggatcaaattgtgtattatataatattaataaagttaaataaataaattgcgaaagtataaaatgttcggttacacccgaacttagcccttccttacttgttttcataataaaatattttttatttatatgcaagtaatatttttcacaagAAATGAACATATGcggaattattaataattatttagtattttaaattacaactataatattaaacatttatttacaaacaaacaaattcacTGGGAGCGTTGGATTAGCATGGTTTTAGAAAGTTTAGATTGGCTTTAAATTGATCAATACCAATATCTATCCAATCAATGCTAGAAACATTCACTGGGACTATCTAAACATATTTCTGATTTCggcgtatacatatgtaaatgtgctccttatttgcaaaaaatattctgaagtttaatctttttttaaagCGATAAATCCCGTTAGCACCATAAGACCTACTGTAGATCAAATGTAGGAATATGTAATtcgtagtgtccgaccgataccaaaattttggccgatgccgattctttcatcaacaactttgtTTAGTAAAATTGTATCGTATCGATTTTTAACCTCTATATTCGCTAATTCGCGAGCAGGTTCTAAAAAGTGAGATCAAAGAAATCTATTTCTTGatttcgcaaaggcgggacattccagaagaaagtgatgagacgattccatctcatcctcctccatgcagcttctacagctagcatccggtaagatttttaaccttacagcgtggatcccaatgggacaatggccagtaagaacccctacgactaaggagaggtaaggtTTATTTAGAGCGAAAAGTTCagtagacctaccgcggttaaacttaggccagaaggatcttgcgactaagcatgtgttggtaactgaccagcgcctacccagttcagccgaagcccatctgtccaatagcagaccgcagtagaacaatggtgctcctacatgcttTCATGCTTCTAACAGTGATTCCGTCgtccctgaccttgcaagctcatcagccttacaattccccgcgattccgcagtggccaggaacccagactagtctaattgaaaagtataacgatgccaccgacagtgaggataggcaccttattatgtccaaaaaacttcgaagcattcgatcgagtactttctttaaaaaaaaaatcactaaaatcacctaatttttcatgggttacactggaatagccccttaaggacaaatatgagcgttaaggccaatattcgaaaatagtaggtctaataaaaaaaatccgttattttcaaagatatgacttttgtcatttatatctcgcattgtgaaaggcggcaaatagtgatagtgactcaatagaaacaTCGGAAGCTTGTTTAggaggttcttttccatgcacttcatagtccaggccagcaccaagtgattattacgtgatcctgtctatgtcaaacttttgaaaatagattaacctagttacgaatgcttctataatagtggctttatgacattatcttcaaaatctcaacaactttaaacaaaactgtgcatatttgacatatgtaaatcgaatgtttctagcagtgctaaatagaacctttcattaatgcaaaattattgaatttatttatactagacttaaacagaataattcaaatttaatgctccaaggaaatcaaaaaaaaaaataaaaaaaattattttagtgtaATCCGAATGAAGtggaaagaatcggctaagaatcggccaaatatggccgatgccgataccgatgcttaattttgtggccgatactggccgatgccgataccaaggccgattaatcggtcggtctctagtaATTCGTAGTTAACACAAGTTTTGTTAAAACATTGCACTTTAATACGCAGTCATACATAtaccttctttttaggcgtatttgatcgcaggaatgtactgaagcattagccaatgagtttgggtgatctcggatatttagatatttgtatattttattctgCTGTCATTTACAtctttctttaccataagaATACCAatatctttatggatattttcattacgtaTGCAGAATGGCGAAAATGTGATTGTGGTAAACATTTTAtgggaacctttgtattatatgcATCTATATTTGTTGCACGTACATGccttacatccaaatcggctttatgaccacaTTGTATAAAAGCCCGTTGTCTGGgataagtttagagtttttttagtcaatttaaatttacagcTCGTATCTTCATGTAAGTTATATAACTTATTTAGTGAAACTTCGATAACTCGTATTTGCAAGGGACCACAATTTAAATACGAGTTATGGAGTTTTTCAAGTTATCAAGTTATAAAACTTATAGAGGCAACATACAGAATATACgaattataaagttttttttatttattttttaaattttacataaaaaacaagaaatgattgtacatatttaaattttaaaatataaagtacatatgtatgttattcaatcaatatatgtatgtatgtattttgaaaaattgtacaaaaaaattaagaaaagtgttcattttaaaagaaatccGTAATATGTTTTTGACGGACATTATTTTggcgtattttatttatagcatTATCAATGTTTACAATGTCATTAAAAATAGTGT containing:
- the LOC128921589 gene encoding zinc finger BED domain-containing protein 4-like, with translation MHTTTSVIQTPSDSEIEIDTAPGTSRQIVTVADGMMQQSTISLPQTTITSGFNRTKISAKTKKGIDNALPLLFIKDLQPFSIVEDDGFPEFVKALKPEYQLPSRHSISNTIIPVVYETCIAQMREKISKGSKFCITTDCWTSRSTVSYIAVTAHFVNTKFDMCSILLECCQMTESHTSKKMSAELKRIAEDWIISGNILLAVSDNDSNIKNAIQNDLKWQHFEYFAHTLNLIVENAFSNDQVCITLQKVKQIVTHFGKSVAANDNFLTFQSIKLIQSIETRIQDSEPGIPLLI